One Phoenix dactylifera cultivar Barhee BC4 chromosome 8, palm_55x_up_171113_PBpolish2nd_filt_p, whole genome shotgun sequence genomic window carries:
- the LOC120111450 gene encoding uncharacterized protein LOC120111450 has translation MCQGEYGTFLPVDTPDPLEHAHHLKTQLKSYGDSKCYCMAIATLEDARSLKSLADRLKALEVDISKIHLDGALTFLKGASLLEDCIIQGERPRDTNNVFHHYRDAARLFRSLFDLAMSIV, from the exons ATGTGTCAAGGGGAGTATGGCACATTCTTACCCGTTGACACGCCAGATCCTTTGGAACATGCTCATCACCTGAAAACTCAGCTAAAG AGTTATGGAGATTCAAAATGTTACTGTATGGCTATTGCTACTCTGGAGGATGCTAGAAGTCTAAAAAGTTTAGCCGATCGGTTAAAG GCCCTGGAAGTTGATATCAGTAAAATACATCTCGATGGGGCGCTAACATTTCTGAAAGGTGCATCCTTGCTCGAGGATTGCATCATTCAAGGTGAACGACCAAGAGATACCAATAATGTGTTTCATCACTATAGAGATGCAGCAAGGCTTTTCAG AAGCTTATTTGACTTGGCAATGTCGATCGTGTAA